A stretch of the Malus sylvestris chromosome 10, drMalSylv7.2, whole genome shotgun sequence genome encodes the following:
- the LOC126587005 gene encoding pentatricopeptide repeat-containing protein At4g16470-like isoform X2 — MIVVGFVLNEYLKTKLLILYAKSGDLRTAHILLDMLLEKSLVSWNAIIAGYVQKGLEDVGLSLYNKMRQRGLIPDQYTFASVFRACASLATLEHGKQAHGVMIKCQIGQNVVVSSALMDMYFKCSDISDGHRVFDTSQNRNAITWTALISGYGQHGRVVEVLNLFHRMKSEGFRPNYVTFISVLSACGHGALVDEAWEYFSSMTRDYGIRPRAQHYAAFVDVLGRVGRLEEAYEFVSNSPYKEHSVIWGAFLWACRIHGDRDLLKLAAKKYFTLEPENAGKYVVLSNAYATFGLWDNVAEVRNMMKESGIVKEPAYSKIEVQKEVHFFLKGDTYHKQSKQIYEMVKLVDFSLNNSAYASQ, encoded by the coding sequence ATGATTGTTGTGGGATTTGTTCTCAATGAATATTTGAAGACCAAGTTGTTGATTTTGTATGCAAAATCAGGGGATTTAAGGACTGCCCACATTCTGCTTGATATGTTGCTTGAGAAAAGCTTGGTTTCATGGAACGCAATAATTGCAGGGTATGTGCAAAAGGGGCTTGAAGATGTGGGGTTGAGTCTTTATAACAAGATGAGACAGAGGGGTTTGATCCCAGACCAGTATACCTTTGCATCGGTCTTCAGAGCGTGTGCATCTTTAGCAACACTGGAGCATGGGAAGCAAGCTCATGGCGTCATGATAAAGTGCCAAATTGGACAAAATGTTGTAGTCAGTAGTGCCCTCATGGATATGTACTTTAAATGTAGTGATATATCTGACGGGCATAGGGTATTTGATACATCTCAAAACAGGAATGCCATTACCTGGACTGCTTTGATATCTGGGTATGGTCAGCATGGAAGAGTTGTAGAGGTCTTAAATCTTTTTCATAGGATGAAGAGTGAAGGTTTCAGGCCAAACTATGTTACTTTTATCTCAGTTCTTTCTGCTTGCGGTCATGGAGCTTTAGTTGACGAGGCTTGGGAATACTTTTCTTCCATGACAAGAGATTATGGAATTCGGCCAAGAGCACAACATTATGCAGCCTTCGTAGACGTTTTAGGACGTGTTGGGCGGTTAGAAGAAGCCTATGAGTTTGTTTCAAACTCACCTTATAAGGAGCACTCAGTGATATGGGGTGCTTTTCTTTGGGCTTGTAGAATTCATGGAGATAGGGACTTGTTAAAGCTTGCAGCAAAGAAGTACTTCACATTGGAACCAGAGAATGCTGGGAAGTATGTGGTCTTGTCAAATGCTTATGCCACTTTTGGGTTGTGGGATAATGTTGCTGAggttaggaatatgatgaaggaATCAGGGATAGTAAAGGAGCCCGCTTATAGCAAAATAGAGGTTCAAAAGGAGGTCCATTTCTTTCTTAAGGGTGATACATATCACAAACAATCCAAACAGATTTATGAAATGGTTAAATTGGTTGATTTTTCTCTAAACAATTCAGCCTATGCTTCTCAGTAA
- the LOC126586232 gene encoding uncharacterized protein LOC126586232 isoform X3 has translation MEELSLDRSELRRMQREQERERRRVRDRERRQSMTIEQRERHLARRRRNYQLRRLRAENAKAGDFPSQQISNEQDAAGSEGNNDVREVTQLENPTTERLQYSQCLEAAASRSSNLSKRLRLSHIRRLARSLNHLGVEVIGNHQIVADVIPKGDTNASCFRIGDFDSGRLPNGLRFNRVKRLARSINSSTNEASVNGPKGTKQKLNRFRLQKRFERLVMISLNLDKVLMLEEK, from the exons ATGGAGGAGTTGTCGTTGGATAGATCGGAGTTGCGCAGAATGCAGAGAGAGCAAGAGCGGGAACGACGGCGCGTAAGGGACAGGGAGAGGAGGCAGTCTATGACCATTGAACAGAGAGAACGACATCTGGCTCGGCGTCGCAGGAACTATCAACTTAGACGACTGAGAGCTGAAAATGCTAAAGCAGGGGATTTCCCGTCACAGCAAATAAGCAACGAACAGGATGCAGCAGGGTCAGAAGGGAACAATGACGTCCGGGAAGTTACTCAGCTCGAAAACCCGACCACGGAACGTCTGCAGTACTCCCAAT GTTTGGAGGCTGCAGCTTCTAGATCGTCTAATTTATCAAAACGGTTGCGTTTGAGTCATATAAGGCGGCTTGCGCGGTCGTTGAATCATTTAGGCGTCGAGGTTATTGGTAATCACCAAATTGTAGCGGACGTGATTCCGAAGGGTGATACCAATGCTTCTT GTTTCCGAATTGGCGATTTTGATTCCGGGAGGCTTCCAAATGGACTGCGTTTCAATCGTGTTAAACGTCTTGCACGATCAATAAATTCTTCTACGAATGAGGCTTCTGTTAATGGCCCAAAAGGTACTAAACAAAAA TTGAACAGATTCCGTCTGCAGAAGAGATTCGAGCGATTGGTGATGATAAGCCTAAATTTGGACAAAGTATTGATGTTAGAGGAGAAGTAG
- the LOC126587479 gene encoding ras-related protein RABA5a: MAFHSEEEKTEDYLFKIVLIGDSAVGKSNLLARFARDEFYPNSKSTIGVEFQTQKIDINGKEVKAQIWDTAGQERFRAVTSAYYRGAVGALLVYDISRRQTFDSIGRWLNELHTHSDMNVVTILVGNKSDLKDAREVPTSEGKALAEAQGLFFMETSALDSSNVSAAFQMVVKEIYNILSRKVMISQELKKQDPSWVGNGKTVVLQDGSQEAAAAEPKKGGCCSS; this comes from the exons ATGGCTTTTCATTCGGAAGAGGAAAAGACCGAGGATTATCTATTCAAGATTGTTTTAATTGGTGATTCAGCCGTTGGAAAATCCAATTTGCTTGCAAGATTTGCTAGAGATGAGTTCTACCCTAATTCGAAGTCAACTATAGGAGTAGAGTTCCAAACCCAAAAGATAGATATCAATGGTAAAGAGGTCAAGGCACAGATATGGGACACAGCTGGTCAAGAGCGGTTCAGGGCTGTCACATCCGCATATTACAGAGGTGCTGTTGGTGCTCTTCTGGTATATGATATCAGTAGACGCCAGACATTTGATAGTATTGGCAGATGGCTTAACGAACTCCACA CTCACTCTGACATGAACGTAGTTACGATACTTGTTGGCAACAAGTCCGATCTCAAGGATGCCAGGGAGGTACCCACTTCTGAGGGCAAAGCCTTGGCAGAAGCACAGGGTTTGTTTTTCATGGAAACATCTGCTCTAGATTCGTCCAATGTCTCTGCCGCTTTTCAGATGGTTGTGAAAGAGATCTATAACATACTAAGCCGCAAAGTTATGATATCTCAGGAGCTCAAGAAACAGGACCCCAGTTGGGTAGGGAATGGGAAGACGGTGGTTTTACAAGACGGGAGCCAAGAAGCAGCTGCAGCAGAGCCTAAAAAAGGTGGGTGCTGTTCATCTTAG
- the LOC126586232 gene encoding uncharacterized protein LOC126586232 isoform X2, whose amino-acid sequence MEELSLDRSELRRMQREQERERRRVRDRERRQSMTIEQRERHLARRRRNYQLRRLRAENAKAGDFPSQQISNEQDAAGSEGNNDVREVTQLENPTTERLQYSQCLEAAASRSSNLSKRLRLSHIRRLARSLNHLGVEVIGNHQIVADVIPKGDTNASCFRIGDFDSGRLPNGLRFNRVKRLARSINSSTNEASVNGPKVEQIPSAEEIRAIGDDKPKFGQSIDVRGEVEGPNMDGNSQLHFQ is encoded by the exons ATGGAGGAGTTGTCGTTGGATAGATCGGAGTTGCGCAGAATGCAGAGAGAGCAAGAGCGGGAACGACGGCGCGTAAGGGACAGGGAGAGGAGGCAGTCTATGACCATTGAACAGAGAGAACGACATCTGGCTCGGCGTCGCAGGAACTATCAACTTAGACGACTGAGAGCTGAAAATGCTAAAGCAGGGGATTTCCCGTCACAGCAAATAAGCAACGAACAGGATGCAGCAGGGTCAGAAGGGAACAATGACGTCCGGGAAGTTACTCAGCTCGAAAACCCGACCACGGAACGTCTGCAGTACTCCCAAT GTTTGGAGGCTGCAGCTTCTAGATCGTCTAATTTATCAAAACGGTTGCGTTTGAGTCATATAAGGCGGCTTGCGCGGTCGTTGAATCATTTAGGCGTCGAGGTTATTGGTAATCACCAAATTGTAGCGGACGTGATTCCGAAGGGTGATACCAATGCTTCTT GTTTCCGAATTGGCGATTTTGATTCCGGGAGGCTTCCAAATGGACTGCGTTTCAATCGTGTTAAACGTCTTGCACGATCAATAAATTCTTCTACGAATGAGGCTTCTGTTAATGGCCCAAAAG TTGAACAGATTCCGTCTGCAGAAGAGATTCGAGCGATTGGTGATGATAAGCCTAAATTTGGACAAAGTATTGATGTTAGAGGAGAAGTAGAAGGACCTAACATGGATGGTAATTCTCAGCTGCATTTTCAAT GA
- the LOC126586230 gene encoding scarecrow-like protein 13 has product MKTSQQHRGVASIHHKLYHPPVQQIDAYGYQILENSVFPDTGSQGNNVSFQTGKDDEEQFFTLESSPATAFVTCDSPSAVSGLSNKSPFSPQGSHSCLSDQHHSSGNNYGSPTSGCSVVEDDNEFKYRLREVEVSLLGPDSDIVDSHFCCHKSGMARWSQSQIATMIPKLNLKDVLLFCAHAISEDDLYTATSWMEVLGHMVSVSGEPMQRLGAYMLEGLRAKLERSGSLIYKALKCEVPTSSQLMSYMSVLYDICPYWKFAYTSANVVIREALENEPRIHIIDFQIAQGSQWVPLIQDLARRPGGPPCIRITGVDDTQSAHARGGGLHIVGERLSKLAASCYVPFEFNAAARCGSQVELHNLRIQPGEAIAVNFPYVLHHMPDESVSTENHRDRLLRLVKSLSPKVMTLVEQESNTNTSPFFSRFREMVDYYTAMFESIDVARPRDDKQRINAEAHCVARDIVNMIACEGAERVERHEPFGKWRSRLMMDGFTPYPLSPKVTEAIRILLKEFNENFRIQEADGALYLGWKQRAMVTSSAWR; this is encoded by the coding sequence aTGAAAACGTCTCAGCAACACCGAGGTGTGGCTAGTATCCATCACAAGCTGTACCACCCGCCTGTGCAGCAGATAGATGCCTACGGGTACCAGATTTTGGAAAACAGTGTGTTTCCGGATACTGGTAGCCAAGGAAACAATGTTTCCTTTCAAACGGGCAAGGATGACGAAGAGCAGTTCTTTACCCTGGAATCATCTCCAGCCACTGCCTTTGTAACCTGTGATTCCCCTTCTGCTGTTAGTGGCTTGTCTAACAAGAGTCCATTTTCACCGCAAGGTTCTCACTCGTGCTTGTCTGATCAGCACCATTCGTCTGGCAACAATTATGGATCACCAACAAGTGGGTGCTCCGTAGTTGAGGATGACAACGAGTTCAAGTACAGGCTCAGGGAAGTGGAAGTTTCATTGCTAGGGCCCGACTCGGATATTGTTGACAGCCACTTTTGTTGTCACAAGAGTGGTATGGCAAGGTGGAGCCAGAGTCAAATAGCCACAATGATACCTAAGTTAAACCTAAAAGATGTTCTCTTGTTCTGTGCACACGCAATATCTGAAGACGATTTATACACTGCAACAAGCTGGATGGAAGTTTTGGGGCACATGGTGTCTGTCTCTGGGGAGCCAATGCAAAGACTCGGGGCTTACATGTTGGAAGGTCTTAGAGCAAAGTTGGAAAGATCAGGGAGTTTAATCTACAAAGCCCTAAAATGTGAAGTTCCTACAAGCTCGCAACTTATGTCATACATGTCTGTCCTCTATGATATCTGCCCATATTGGAAGTTTGCTTACACGTCTGCAAATGTAGTCATTCGGGAAGCGTTGGAGAATGAGCCAAGAATCCACATAATTGATTTTCAGATTGCACAGGGCAGTCAGTGGGTTCCCCTCATCCAAGATCTAGCTCGCCGGCCCGGTGGCCCCCCATGTATCCGGATCACAGGTGTTGATGATACTCAATCAGCCCATGCTCGTGGCGGGGGACTTCATATCGTGGGGGAGAGGCTTTCAAAGCTTGCGGCGTCATGCTATGTGCCATTTGAGTTTAATGCTGCTGCCAGATGTGGTTCTCAGGTTGAACTTCATAATCTCAGGATTCAACCTGGGGAAGCCATAGCGGTTAATTTTCCATACGTGTTGCACCACATGCCCGATGAGAGTGTGAGCACTGAGAATCACAGAGATCGTTTGTTAAGGCTGGTTAAGAGTTTATCGCCCAAAGTTATGACACTTGTGGAACAAGAATCCAACACCAACACTTCCCCATTCTTCTCAAGGTTTCGTGAAATggtagattattatacagcaaTGTTTGAATCAATTGATGTGGCTCGGCCAAGAGACGACAAACAGAGGATCAACGCAGAGGCGCACTGTGTGGCTAGAGACATCGTGAACATGATTGCTTGTGAAGGGGCCGAGAGGGTGGAACGCCATGAACCTTTCGGGAAGTGGAGGTCAAGGCTAATGATGGATGGATTTACTCCATACCCGCTGAGTCCTAAAGTGACGGAGGCTATCAGGATTCTGTTGAAGGAATTTAACGAGAACTTCAGAATTCAAGAAGCAGACGGGGCTCTCTACCTCGGTTGGAAGCAAAGAGCCATGGTAACGTCTTCCGCATGGAGGTGA
- the LOC126587005 gene encoding thymidine kinase a-like isoform X3, whose protein sequence is MLGISRSRMKALLISSVPHISKITPLSLASSSSSSSSSSSKSFSFSPPTLSQNPNILLPKPNIFLPKSTIYSAQNIRCVQMEAESHQRSGETHVIVGPMFPGKTTTLLREVQSERGDGRNVAIIKSIKDTRYGLDSIVTHDGVKFPCWPLKDLSSFKQKFSPEAYDQLDVIGIDEAQFFEDLYDFCSEAADRDGKKVIVAGLDGDYLRRKFGSVLDIVPLADSVTKLTARCELCGKRAFFTLRKTEEMQTELIGGADVYMPVCRQHYVAGQVAIEAARVVLESQVQCGSYA, encoded by the exons ATGTTAGGTATTTCAAGATCAAGAATGAAGGCCCTCCTCATCTCCTCCGTCCCTCACATCTCAAAGATCACACCTTTATCTttagcctcctcctcctcctcctcctcctcctcctcctccaagtCCTTTTCCTTCAGCCCTCCTACTCTTTCCCAGAACCCCAATATTCTCCTCCCAAAACCCAATATTTTTCTCCCCAAAAGCACCATTTATTCAGCTCAGAACATCCGATGTGTGCAAATGGAGGCAGAATCTCACCAACGCTCCGGTGAGACTCACGTCATCGTCGGCCCCATGTTCCCCGGAAAGACCACCACGCTTCTTCGTGAAGTTCAGTCCGAGAGAGGCGATGGCAG AAATGTTGCTATAATCAAATCGATCAAGGATACAAGATATGGATTGGATTCAATTGTGACGCATGACGGGGTCAAGTTCCCATGCTGGCCTTTAAAAGATCTATCCTCGTTCAAACAAAAGTTTAGCCCTGAGGCATACGATCAG CTAGACGTGATTGGTATCGATGAAGCTCAGTTCTTTGAAGACCTCTATGATTTCTGCTCTGAAGCTGCTGATCGTGATGGTAAAAAAGTAATAGTCGCCGGACTAGATGGTGACTATTTAAG GAGGAAATTTGGTTCTGTGTTAGATATAGTTCCCCTCGCTGATTCTGTAACCAAGTTAACTGCTCGGTGCGAACTTTGTGGGAAACGTGCTTTCTTTACACTAAGAAAGACGGAGGAGATGCAAACTGAACTGATTGGCGGGGCTGACGTTTACATGCCTGTCTGCCGGCAACACTACGTTGCTGGACAGGTAGCCATAGAAGCCGCGAGAGTTGTGCTGGAGTCTCAAGTTCAGTGCGGGTCATATGCATAG
- the LOC126586232 gene encoding uncharacterized protein LOC126586232 isoform X1, whose protein sequence is MEELSLDRSELRRMQREQERERRRVRDRERRQSMTIEQRERHLARRRRNYQLRRLRAENAKAGDFPSQQISNEQDAAGSEGNNDVREVTQLENPTTERLQYSQCLEAAASRSSNLSKRLRLSHIRRLARSLNHLGVEVIGNHQIVADVIPKGDTNASCFRIGDFDSGRLPNGLRFNRVKRLARSINSSTNEASVNGPKVEQIPSAEEIRAIGDDKPKFGQSIDVRGEVEGPNMDGNSQLHFQCA, encoded by the exons ATGGAGGAGTTGTCGTTGGATAGATCGGAGTTGCGCAGAATGCAGAGAGAGCAAGAGCGGGAACGACGGCGCGTAAGGGACAGGGAGAGGAGGCAGTCTATGACCATTGAACAGAGAGAACGACATCTGGCTCGGCGTCGCAGGAACTATCAACTTAGACGACTGAGAGCTGAAAATGCTAAAGCAGGGGATTTCCCGTCACAGCAAATAAGCAACGAACAGGATGCAGCAGGGTCAGAAGGGAACAATGACGTCCGGGAAGTTACTCAGCTCGAAAACCCGACCACGGAACGTCTGCAGTACTCCCAAT GTTTGGAGGCTGCAGCTTCTAGATCGTCTAATTTATCAAAACGGTTGCGTTTGAGTCATATAAGGCGGCTTGCGCGGTCGTTGAATCATTTAGGCGTCGAGGTTATTGGTAATCACCAAATTGTAGCGGACGTGATTCCGAAGGGTGATACCAATGCTTCTT GTTTCCGAATTGGCGATTTTGATTCCGGGAGGCTTCCAAATGGACTGCGTTTCAATCGTGTTAAACGTCTTGCACGATCAATAAATTCTTCTACGAATGAGGCTTCTGTTAATGGCCCAAAAG TTGAACAGATTCCGTCTGCAGAAGAGATTCGAGCGATTGGTGATGATAAGCCTAAATTTGGACAAAGTATTGATGTTAGAGGAGAAGTAGAAGGACCTAACATGGATGGTAATTCTCAGCTGCATTTTCAATGTGCGTAA
- the LOC126587005 gene encoding pentatricopeptide repeat-containing protein At4g16470-like isoform X1 — MLGISRSRMKALLISSVPHISKITPLSLASSSSSSSSSSSKSFSFSPPTLSQNPNILLPKPNIFLPKSTIYSAQNIRCVQMEAESHQRSGETHVIVGPMFPGKTTTLLREVQSERGDGSFQVKPPKHIQLDKTLKGLCYSGRLVEAVALLCRTGLEFNPATYALLLQECVFRKEYKKGKRIHAHMIVVGFVLNEYLKTKLLILYAKSGDLRTAHILLDMLLEKSLVSWNAIIAGYVQKGLEDVGLSLYNKMRQRGLIPDQYTFASVFRACASLATLEHGKQAHGVMIKCQIGQNVVVSSALMDMYFKCSDISDGHRVFDTSQNRNAITWTALISGYGQHGRVVEVLNLFHRMKSEGFRPNYVTFISVLSACGHGALVDEAWEYFSSMTRDYGIRPRAQHYAAFVDVLGRVGRLEEAYEFVSNSPYKEHSVIWGAFLWACRIHGDRDLLKLAAKKYFTLEPENAGKYVVLSNAYATFGLWDNVAEVRNMMKESGIVKEPAYSKIEVQKEVHFFLKGDTYHKQSKQIYEMVKLVDFSLNNSAYASQ; from the exons ATGTTAGGTATTTCAAGATCAAGAATGAAGGCCCTCCTCATCTCCTCCGTCCCTCACATCTCAAAGATCACACCTTTATCTttagcctcctcctcctcctcctcctcctcctcctcctccaagtCCTTTTCCTTCAGCCCTCCTACTCTTTCCCAGAACCCCAATATTCTCCTCCCAAAACCCAATATTTTTCTCCCCAAAAGCACCATTTATTCAGCTCAGAACATCCGATGTGTGCAAATGGAGGCAGAATCTCACCAACGCTCCGGTGAGACTCACGTCATCGTCGGCCCCATGTTCCCCGGAAAGACCACCACGCTTCTTCGTGAAGTTCAGTCCGAGAGAGGCGATGGCAG CTTTCAGGTCAAGCCTCCAAAGCACATCCAACTGGATAAAACACTCAAGGGACTCTGCTATTCAGGAAGATTGGTAGAAGCTGTTGCGCTATTGTGCCGCACAGGGTTAGAGTTCAACCCCGCCACCTATGCTCTTCTATTGCAAGAATGCGTATTTAGGAAAGAGTATAAGAAGGGGAAAAGAATCCATGCACATATGATTGTTGTGGGATTTGTTCTCAATGAATATTTGAAGACCAAGTTGTTGATTTTGTATGCAAAATCAGGGGATTTAAGGACTGCCCACATTCTGCTTGATATGTTGCTTGAGAAAAGCTTGGTTTCATGGAACGCAATAATTGCAGGGTATGTGCAAAAGGGGCTTGAAGATGTGGGGTTGAGTCTTTATAACAAGATGAGACAGAGGGGTTTGATCCCAGACCAGTATACCTTTGCATCGGTCTTCAGAGCGTGTGCATCTTTAGCAACACTGGAGCATGGGAAGCAAGCTCATGGCGTCATGATAAAGTGCCAAATTGGACAAAATGTTGTAGTCAGTAGTGCCCTCATGGATATGTACTTTAAATGTAGTGATATATCTGACGGGCATAGGGTATTTGATACATCTCAAAACAGGAATGCCATTACCTGGACTGCTTTGATATCTGGGTATGGTCAGCATGGAAGAGTTGTAGAGGTCTTAAATCTTTTTCATAGGATGAAGAGTGAAGGTTTCAGGCCAAACTATGTTACTTTTATCTCAGTTCTTTCTGCTTGCGGTCATGGAGCTTTAGTTGACGAGGCTTGGGAATACTTTTCTTCCATGACAAGAGATTATGGAATTCGGCCAAGAGCACAACATTATGCAGCCTTCGTAGACGTTTTAGGACGTGTTGGGCGGTTAGAAGAAGCCTATGAGTTTGTTTCAAACTCACCTTATAAGGAGCACTCAGTGATATGGGGTGCTTTTCTTTGGGCTTGTAGAATTCATGGAGATAGGGACTTGTTAAAGCTTGCAGCAAAGAAGTACTTCACATTGGAACCAGAGAATGCTGGGAAGTATGTGGTCTTGTCAAATGCTTATGCCACTTTTGGGTTGTGGGATAATGTTGCTGAggttaggaatatgatgaaggaATCAGGGATAGTAAAGGAGCCCGCTTATAGCAAAATAGAGGTTCAAAAGGAGGTCCATTTCTTTCTTAAGGGTGATACATATCACAAACAATCCAAACAGATTTATGAAATGGTTAAATTGGTTGATTTTTCTCTAAACAATTCAGCCTATGCTTCTCAGTAA
- the LOC126587006 gene encoding putative yippee-like protein Os10g0369500 has protein sequence MGRLFIETLSGPRIFKCRCCKVDFASHDDIVSKDFQGRHGRAYLFRNVVNISLGPIEERQLTSGLHTVNDIHCSSCLQILGWKYEKAYEPSEKYKEGMFILEKERMLKEGW, from the exons ATGGGGCGGCTGTTCATAGAGACGCTGAGTGGGCCCAGGATCTTCAAGTGCAGGTGTTGCAAGGTGGACTTCGCGTCCCATGACGACATCGTTTCCAAGGATTTTCAGGGCCGCCATGGCAGAGCCTATCTCTTCAGAAATGT GGTAAATATATCTCTTGGGCCTATTGAAGAGCGGCAACTCACGAGCGGATTGCATACGGTGAATGACATACATTGTAGCTCTTGCCTACAAATTCTGGGTTGGAAATAT GAGAAGGCTTATGAACCTAGTGAAAAGTATAAAGAAGGAATGTTCATCCTAGAGAAGGAACGAATGTTGAAGGAGGGCTGGTGA